The Bubalus kerabau isolate K-KA32 ecotype Philippines breed swamp buffalo chromosome 10, PCC_UOA_SB_1v2, whole genome shotgun sequence sequence CACAGGAGATCGCCAAGCATTTTGATGAGGAAGAGGACGGCTTTGAGGTGGTGGAGGATGCCATTGACACCATGACGTGCGTGGCCTGGTACATCAACGACATGAAGAGGAGGCATGAGCACGCGGTCCGGCTCCAGGTGCTCTGGAGCTGAGAGCTGAAGGGGCGGGCAGGCAGGGGTACTCGGGCAGGAAGAGGCTTGGAAGAGGGAATGCAAGCTGAGGGGTGATGTCCTTGAAGACGGGCTTCTCTGGGGGGAGCCTTTGGTGCGGCCTGTCTCTGTGAAACCCAGGCGGTGACTCCAGGGGGCCCTGCGTGGTCCCAGCAGGGTCTCCAGCATCATGATCCTGGGGCTTGGGGCTTCTCTGTTGCAGGAGATTCAGTCTCTGCTCCTCAACTGGACGGGGCCAGACCTGACCACCTACGGGGAGCTCGTCCTGGAGGGCACGTTCCGCGTGCACCGTGTGCGCAGCGAGAAGACCTTCTTCCTCTTCGACAAAGCGCTGCTTGTCACCAAGAAGCGGGGCGGCCACTTTGTCTACAAGGGCCACATCCCGGTAACCAGGCcacacctcctcctcccctgcttCCTGCCTTCCTGACGGGCCGGTTCCACTTTCCAGCTCTGCGCCAGACTTGGCTGGGCTTCAGGTTGGGGTGGACACAGCTCCAGCCTTAGAAGAAtactctccctgcctcccccaaCGGCCTTGAGGGGTGGGGTCCCCGGTTGGCTCCCCGCCACGGGCTTGACTGccatctccccctgccctcccagtgTTCCTCCCTGATGCTGATCGAAAGCACCCGAGAGTCCCTGTGCTTCACCGTCACGCATTACAAGCACGGCAAGCAGCAGTACAACATCCAGGTGAGGGGCGGGCCAGGACAAGACCCCCACGGGCCTGCGGGGTGCAGGCTGGGAAAAGACCCGCCCCTCCCTCAGCGGCGGGAGCCTTGGAGTCTCCCCCTGGAAGGCAGAGGTCCTTGGGGGTATCTCTCGGGCTTGTGCTGAGGAGTTGAGGGAGCCTCAGCACCCCCAGCCTTCTTTCTGCCTCTGCCCCCCTCGGCGGAAGCCCAGCCCATGCCAGATGGCTTCAGGCCTGTCATGGTGACCCCCTCCTTCTCTCTTGGGTCCACCCAGGCCAAAACAGTGGAGGAGAAACGAAGGTGGACTCAccacatcaagaggctcattCTGGACAACCACCATACCACCATCCCCCAGAAGGTGAGTTCCCGGGGTGCCTGATGGGGGGCCGGGAGTGGCTGTCCCCTAGAGCCAGCTCCGGGGAACCCTGGGGCCTCACCTTTGGACACTGGCCCCACTGGACAATGGGGTCAGTTCAGCGGATGCTGCGGTCCTCTGTACCAGCCCTGTGGGGGGTCCTGGTACTGCAAGGCCGAGGGAGAAATGGCTCATAGCAAGGTAGCCATGAGGTGGGTTTCCTTCCCTTCCAGGCCAAAGAAGCCATCTTGGAAATGGATTCCTATTGTAAGTTCACCCTTCCTGCTTGCTTTGTCCCTAATGGTGCTTGTCTCTTGGTCAGACTGTATCCTGGGGGAGCTTTGCTGGATACTTAGTCTAAAGAGTAGGGAGGATGGGGGAGGCTCCTTCTGTAAGGCTGGGGGTCTACTGCGAGACCAGGGCTTGGTGCTGATGACAGGCGGGACGCTATGTGCCTCGCGCTCCTGGTGCGCGGGGAGGTTGGAAGAGCTCTGCAGGCTTGTGGCCCTGGAGCTGAGTTGTGGTTGGGGGCAGCAGAGTTGTGGTCAGGGGTGGGCAGAGTCCATGCCAAGGCTGATGGTATCCCAAAGGCCTGGTCGTCTCTCTTGGGTGCAGATCCCAATCGGTACCGCCATAGCCCAGAGCGCCTGAAGAAGGGCTCCCAGGACGACGTGTCCACCCACGTGCACCAGGGGCGCCGGCAGTCTGGTAAGGCAGGGACTTTGTGGGCACAGAGGCTTCTTTTCAGGACCTTTAACCAAGTGGGGAACCAACCTTCTACAGCAGCATTTGGGGCTGGCTCTCACCTCTCTGGAAATCCCAGGAAGGGTTGAGGGGCCAGGGGTAAGTGTGGTGTGGATGGGTACGTCTGGAGCCTCCTGCCTTCCACCAGGCATCTCTGACACCTTCCTGCCTACCCAGGGCTGGACAGCTCTCCTTTTACAAGGCCCTAGGAAGGCTTGTTCCAGGCACCCCTTCTTAGCCCCCCCACAATTGACTCCTTCCTCCTTTGCCACTTGGAACACTGGGAGTTAGCCAGAGTAATGCTCGGACGTCATGGATGGTCCACAGCCCAGTTCTGGAACAGAGCAGAGGCAGGACGTGGGGAAAATGAGTTGGATTTCAAGTGGCACCAGATCCAGACAGGAAATATTTACTTTGGGTCTCAGGGAAGAGTTCTGTTCTCCTTTCCTGGGTTTTGTTCCACGACTGGGCTTGCTGCTGTGTACTTGGAGGTATTGAAAtgaaccatttattgaaaagagaaAGCCTTGCTTTTATTCTCTGCCCTTGTAgtgatgagtgtgtgtgttttctgtgtcAATTTTCACCCTCTTCATTCAGTCTGAGGCCCAGGGATAGATCTGGTTTTGGCCAGGCACTTGTCAAACTACCACCTGAGGTGGGAATTGGGGTGAGAACCATCTCAGAGACCCCTAAAGAGAAAGACTAAGTAGTGATGGGAGCTGGGTCCTGGCTGGGATCCCCACAGTGCGTGGGGTTTGATTGGCAAGACCCACAGGTCCCCTGAACAACTGTGTGGATTGACGTAGAACCTTCGGTTTTTCTGGAGGATGAAGCCGAGCAGTGTCTGGAAAGCTcttgtgtgttttgtttggtGGTGTTCTAGTGGATCTCAGACCTTAGGCAAACTTGCCGTGGTTGCAAAAGGTCTTTGGTGCCATGTGTTAAAAGCCTCAAATTGGGAGTGTTACTTCCTAAGTCTCTGGCCCCTCTTGCTTCTCTGTCCCTTCTTCTGTAATTCTCTCATCCCTCTAACATTACCTCTTAACttgccatagctttgacttggaAGCTTCTAATATGTGGAGGTATTTAGTAAGTGGCGGCAGTGGTAATAATAGTACTACCTGTCCTAACATCAGCTGCAGCAAGCGAGGCACTCGGGAGATGAGCTGTTTCAGAGCTAACGGTTCCCCAGGCTGAGGTTTTAGCCTGTAAACACTAAAacagttgggttttgtttttgtgttttagttttgttgtttttgttgagttgctaagttatgtctgactcttgtgaaccCCATaggctatccatgggatttcccagggaagaatgttggagcgggttgccatttcttcctccaggggatcttcccaacacagggattgagcctgagtctcctgaattgcagatagATTCCTTTCCACTAATCCATCAGGGAAAGAATTcacttgacaatgcaggagacgcagcaggagacacgagttcgatcccttggttgggaagaacccttggaggaagaaatggcaacccgctccagtactcttgcctggaaaaactcatggacagaggaggagcctggcgggctacagtccatgaggccacaaagagccagacacaacagagcagTTAAGCAGTTCCATCTTTACAGTGAACAGTGTTACTTCTTATTAGTCCGCGTGCTCTTCTATAGGagcccttccttcttccctcttctgttACAAATTAATCGATTGAATGGGTAAGAAATGTGTGTAACATCAGTCAGGACCTCAATGAGAGGGAGGATCCGGGCCAGTGGGAGAGCGTTGGTGCTTGTTCTCAGTCATCTGTTGTGACCGCCTCCAGGCCTATTTCTGCTTCATACGTGCAGAGTTGGGATGGGCAGATAAGTACACTCTCTGGATAAATAAGGTGCTGTTGTCATCATCTTAGATATTCTTGTTAAATATTCCTGATTACACAGTTTAAACTGAAAGAGTAGAGCCTTTTGTACTTCTCGCTTTAAAAACGACTAGGTGTCTGGTTACCTCGATGCAGGTGGGGGGTAGGTGTGTGTGCCCGTGCGCATTTAGAAAAAACAGTTCTTCAATACTCTCTCCTGTCCAGGAACAGCTGAGGCACCTCGGGAGAGCTCCCTTCTGACTCCCAGTTTATAGTGGGGCTGCCATTTGATGCCAGGCGGTCGAGGGCAGTAGGGGCTAAGGGCACGGCTCTGTAGAGAGGTTCCTTAGACCTGTCCTCTCATCCTGGCCTCTCTATCTCAGGTCTGCCCCCAGAAAGGCTGCGTATAAGGTGCTGACACCATCGGCCTAATGGGTGTATTCTGTCCTCAGGGCCTGGGCAGCCCTTGTCCAGCTGGGCAGCGGGGCTTCGTGGTGCCAGGCCTTAAAGGCCATAGCAAGTTGGATGCAACCTCTGCTTTCCTGTGGGGGCGCTGTGAAGGGGCTTGGGTGTCACTAAGGCCCTGATGTGCTCTGTGCAGAGAGGTGGGGCTTGAGGTGGGGGCCAGGGCCCCCAAGAGAGGCTCGTCATTCTCAAGAGGACAGTGTGGGGCTGTGGCCCCAGAACTGAGGGCCCCAGCAGGGCTAGTGGGCAGGCCTCATTTGGGGGGCTGTCAGTCACAGCAGAGCCCCCCAAGCTGGGGTGGGCAGTGGCTCCCTGTGGACTGGGCGTGAGGGCAGCCTTTGTCAGGCCCCGGGGCCACGGGGGCCCGGCTGGAGTGGACTTTGAGCTGGTGATGGGCCGGTGGCGCTGTGAGTATGGGGCTTGGGCCAGGCCAGGCAGTTTGCAGCCTGCACTGACTCTGCCTGTTGCTCTCCTCCTCAGAGCCAACCAGACGTCTGTTCAGGCAACTCAGTGAGAAAGGTGAGTGAGGGAGTAGTGGTCGGCTATCCCCTTGAGCCCTAGGGCGAGAGTGAGCGGGAGGAGTGGACGACCAGCAGGGTGGGGGCGACGTGGATGGTGAAGAGGGGCCTCTGTTTCTCCCTGGAAGGGGGCCTCTCACCCTTGCTGTCCGGGCTCTCCCCCTACACACCTCGCACCCTGTCTCCCTGTCCTTGGTTGATAGCAGGAGCGAGTGACCCCCACCCCGGGCTCCTGTGCCATCAGTCATTCCTTTGGAAGTCCTGTGAAGATTCTGGGAGCAGGAGCCCCTGATGAGGGCTTTCCCGGGGGGTCGTAGGCCTCAGGCCTGTGTAAGGGGGCTCTTTCTCCTGCTCACCgatctcccctctccctccccccttGCCCATGTGCCGGGATCTGGCGGTGGTGGAGCAGCCAGAGCCACAAGAGTGAAGGTAAGGCCAGGGGTGAGGGGACTGTGGACAGGTTGGGGGGAACTGCCCGGCTCAGCCCTCATCATTGTCACTTACTCAGGAGACACCTGTCAAGCACCTACTGGGCACCAGGCTCTGTCTTGAGGGTCCTGGAGATGAATAAGCCCAGAGTACCCTTCTGTACCTTTTTCCTGGGGTGGCAGCCTGCCGGTGGCTGGCCCAAGCCTGGATCCTCTCATATTGCTCTCTCTCCCTGGGGCAGGCGGGCCTGTCAGGGTCCTGAGATCctgcccaggccccaggcccagcTTCCCACCTCTAGAGTCCCCCGCGCCACTCGGGAGCCCAGAGGTTGGGTGTCTATAGATGCGAAgcctccccagccccagcagCTGCAGGAGGAGGGGGGTTGCCCAGAGGCTGGTCACGAGGGGGCCTTGTGCTCTGCACAGCACGCGGGCAGTGTTGGCACGCTCCTGGACTTTGGACAGCCCCCCTGTGCTCGGGGCCTGCAGTTGGAGGCCGAAGGGGCTGcccaggaggagcaggaggaggtgatggaggaggaggaggaggagcaggcctTTCAGGTCTCTCTGGAGGACCTGGCAGGGCACAAAGGCAGCGAGAAGGGGGCCAGGCCAGAGCCCTCAGgctcggaggaggaggaggaggaggaggagagcctGGCAGTGGCGGAGCAGGTAGCCGACTTTGCCAGCTCCCTGCTGGCCGCCCTCCACTGCTGGCACTATCGGGCCAACGCTTTACTTTTCTCCCGGGGCGCTATGGTGAGGTGTCTCTTTGATCTCCCCTCCTCCTTGCATGCTTCCTGGCATGTGCATGCCCAGCCGTGAGTCCCCTTCCCTGCTGTCCTCACCCCTCCGTCCTTGTTCCTTCATTCCTGCCAATGGCGTTTCTTAACCCCCGGCTCGCTGTCACGCCCTGGTGAGCCCCTGGCATTCATTGTTCCAGTACTGGAGCTAACCAGCATGCTACTCAGTGGGCATGACTAATGGGGCAGGctggggggtggcggggaggtCAGCACACTGCGGGTGCATGCCTGGTGGGGATTTCTGAGTCTCCCAGACTTGGCAGTTCAGGCCAACTCTGGATGGCGCAGGTCCAATGCTGGATCTCAGTGTAGCCCAACCCCCTTGGGGCTCAAGAGGTGCTGTCAGGGTTGGGATGCAGAAGGGACCAGCTCCCTGTTGTTCTGGAAGCTGATGACTGCCCTCTGCTTGCTGCAGGGGAAGGAACGCAGGGAGTCTGAGGAACCCAAGAGCTGTGGGAGGACCAGGAGCCTGTCTCCAACTCCTGAGGAAAAGTGCCTGAACTTTGAGTCTGTGACTTCCCTGCCAGAGGTGAGTGGCCAGCAGGTGGAATGGGGATTGTGCATACCCTCCTGAGCCCAGATCTCCAGCTTTGTAGGTGGGGCTTTCAGACATGGCTCTCCTGTTAGGCCCATGGGGACAGGGAATCTTGCTCCCCAGGATTCTCATGCCTTCAGGAAACCTGTCTGGCCTATGGGCATGTGGCTTGGTGACAGACAGCTTCTTACTCTGAATTAGAAAACAGTACCCctccctctggggcttccctggtggctccatggtaaagaacctgcctgcagttcaggagatcccggttcgattcttggatcaggaagatcccctggaggaaagggcatggcaacctactctagtattcttgcctggagaatcccatggacagaggagcctggcaggctgcagcccacagggtcgcagagtcgggaacgactgaagCTACTAAGTGGGAGCAGCACCCCTTCCTTTGGGCAGATGCAGTCTCTTGCCAAGGGACACAGTTATTGGAAGTGACCAGAGTTTAGGTCCTCttggccaggcctccttgcataGAGCATAAGGCCCTGCCCTGCCAGCATGCCAGACATTTAAATCATGCCTGTCCCACCTGGCGAAGGAATAAGGTGTTGATATCTACTGGACACCTTCTATATGCCTGgtgttctgtttcttccttctgttttctgaacCAGCTGTACCAGGGAGAacgagactcagagaggttaggtgacgTGCCTGACATTGCACAGCTTCTAAGGGGCAGAGCTCAGGTTAGACTTGGGTCTGTGACCCAGAAGCCTGCACTCTTTCCTCCCCACCCGCACCACCAGCCCATCGCTATCTGTGGGTTATATGCaacagagtcctttgctttcccagAGATACAAGGAAAATTTCAAGAAATCTAGACCCCCAAGGTGATCCTTACAGCCAGGACAAGACTTATAGCCTGTGTGACACTGGAAAAGGGTTTAGAGTGGTGCTGGTTGATGATAATAGAATGTGAGCCTCGTGTAATTTTGAATATTCTAGCAGTCTCAGTAAAGGATTATTTAACCCAGTATATCCAgactattatcatttcaacacatAGTATCAAAGCTACTCGTGAGGTATTTTGTACTTTTCGGTGTGAAGTTTTTGCAGCGTGGACTAGCTGCATTTCAGATGCTCGGGAGTCATGAGTGGCTGGCAGTCATTGTGTTGGACAGTGTCCAACCCAGGGCCTAGCTCCTGGGTCCCACTGTGCAGATGCTAGACTAGAACGGTTGGAATCAGCTCTGGTTCCTCAGATTTTAGAGTGCTGTCTTGTCTTCTCTCTAACGACTCTTCTGGAAAGCCGCCTATACTGGCTGATTTTACGATTCAAATGACCTGTGATGTGGTCAGAAGGGAGTTGCCGACCTTGTTTCCTCCTTTGCCATCTGCTGGGCAAAGGCAGAGTCAGGCACAAAGGTGGAGGCTGCCTGGTAGGAACCTCATCTCCATCTTCATCCTCTGATGGGATTTCAGCACATGGTCCTATTGCCCTCTGGATCTTGACCCACACAGGAGACCCTGGCCCTTCAGGGGAGTCATTCAGGCCCAAGTTTCAACCCAGAACAGACTCCCCACTACTAGGGCTTGATGAAGGGGCGTCCCGGGGCTGTGGATCTGATTCAGTATTGCATGTTCTCACCCTGTCCCTGTACCACTCAGGGAGGCTGCCACTGAGAGGTGCTACCACTCTGCATTCCTAGAATTTTCCTTGGCTTTGAGGACATGGGCCCAGCACCCCAGCTGCAGGGTGACTGAGGGCCATCCTCTCCTTGCTGCCCCACTTTTGAGTGCTGTTCCATCTGATTGCCTGCTTCTTAAACTGCAGCCCCTTCTTACTAGGCATTGAGCAGGCCACACTGTCCACACATTCCACGGGTCCCCTGAGGGAGGTTTTTGTCTCATGCGAGCCCTTTGTGCTATCCCAGGTTGAGCCAGACACCGAGTCTGGGACCGAGCAGGAGGTGTTTACTTCCGTGGAAGGTCCTAGCGCCGAAGAGATACCCTCAGACACAGAGGCCCCCGAGGTCCTCGAAATGCAACTTGACCCCCACCAGCTGCTGCTGGGGCTGGAACCCCCCGATGACATGGCAGAGTTCATGGTGGCCGAGAGCACCGAGGACCCTAAGGCCCTGAGCAGCGAGGATGacgaggaggaggtgggggcctCCCACGAGCCTGAgagcctcctgcctccctctgtgCTGGACCAGGCCAGCGTCATTGCCGAGTTGTTCGTCAGCAGCGTCTCTCGGCGGAGCAGCCTGGCCCTGGAGGACGGCAAGTCCAGTGGCTTCGGGACCCCAAGGCTGACCAGCCGGAGCAGTAGTATGGTCAGCCTAGACGATGGTGAGAAGGGCCCAGCCCCACGTGGTGGCACCACAGACTCCCTGGGCTCTCAGCTCCTTCCAGAAGTGGACCTCAGCATTGGGATGGCCGCAGAGAGCGAACCTTCTGTCAATGGGACAGAGGCCCCGGGCCCAGGCTGCCTAGCAGAGCCAGACAGGTCTTCCTGCCCAAAGGAATCGAAGCTTTCCTCTCAAGACCGGCAGTTGCTGGACAGAATCAAGAGGTACTACGAAAATGCAGAGCACCAAGATGCAGGCTTTAGTGTCCGGCGCCGGGAGAGCCTCTCCTTCATCCCCAAAGGGCTTGTGAGAAACTCGGTCTCCAGAATCAACAGCCTTCGCAAGCCAGACCCGGAGCCACAGGCTCCACTGGGGCACAAGAGACAGGTGGGCTCACGGATGGCCCTCTTTGACTGCCCAGGACCAGGCCAGGCTGGCACTGGGGACCCAGCTCCTATCACAGATGCTGAGTTCCGCCCATCCTCGGAAATGGTAAAGATCTGGGAGGGAATGGAGGCTCCCAAAGGGAGCCCTCCGAAGGGGCCGGGCCAAAGCCAGGCCAACGGCTTTGACCTGCACGAGCCCCTGTTTATCCTGGAGGAGCACGAGCTGGCAGCCATCACCGAGGAGTCAGCAGCTGCCTCCCCAGATAGCGCCTCCCCCACCGAGCCCCGCAGCCCCACCCACCTGGCCCGGGAGCTGAAGGAGCTGGTGAGGGAACTGAGCAGTGACGCCCAGGGGAAGCTGGTGACCCCGCTGCACCCCCACATCCTACAGCTCTCCCATGTGATGGATAGCCACGTGAGCGAGCGAGTCAAGAACAAGGTCTACCAGCTGGCTCGCCAGTACAGTCTCCGGATCAAGAGCAGATCAGTGACAGCCAGGCCTCCACTGCACTGGGAGAAGGTGGCTTCCACCGTCCCCCTGGTGCAGGAGGAGGTTGGCGCACCATCCGGCGGCACAGGTAcgacggggtggggagggggccttTCCCGCAAGCCTGAGTTGGGAGCACCTTTTAGGAGCCAGTTGGCTTCTGGGGAAGTGACCCCCTACAGAACCTATACCAGAAAGAGGGCTGAGGTGAGCCCTGGAGCTGCTCTAAAGCCCAAGGGCACAGGGCCATGGGCCTCTCTTTTCCAGGAGAGCAGAAGCTCTTGTCTCCTCCTTTTGATTCCTGACTCCTCTTCCCcgccttttcttctttcttctcattttcccttTGATACGGGGGCTGCAGATGGTAAAAGGGATTTCTCTCCCATCACACCTCAAACCCCAGCAACCACCCTTGCCCAGAAGGGGAGCTGCTATAGCCAGTTCAGAGAGCCCTCACGTCCgcttgctctctccccacagGTATGAGCAAGCTGGGGCCACCTCTCTCCAACCACGAGCAGTCTGCGGTCCAGGAGCGCAGCCTGCCCAGGCCTGGCTCTTCCAGGGAGATGTCGCCACAGCGTGTCTCCTTCAGCTCCTCGGCCACCAGCCCAAGGACCACCCCACCGGGAGCCTGGCACGGCCCTCGAAGCCCCTTTGACACTGAGACCTTCAACTGGCCCGACGTCCGAGAGCTCTGCTCCAAGTACGCCTCCCTGGACGAGGCGCTCCAGACCAAGGGCGGCTGGCCCAGCAAAGTGCCAGTCAACCGGAGCCGCTCGCTGCCGGAGAACATGAGGGAGCCACAGCTGGTTCCTTCCGGCAGGTTGGGCCGCTGCGGCAGCCTCAAGGCTAGGCGGGCCCCGTTGAGCCCAGAGGCGGCCCAGCCCCAGCCTCTGGGGGAGTTGCCCCCAAGCGAGCCCGACAGGGGGGAGGCCCTGCATGTCACCGCAGACCTCACGCTGGAGGACAACCGGCGGATGATTGTCATGGAGAAGGGACCCCTGCCTGGCCCTGCCGCAGGGCTGGAGGCGGCCAGTGGGCAGGGACTGAGCTCTGCAGCCGCCCAGATGGGGAAGGACCAGGAGTTGCAGGAGTCTGCAGAGTATCGGCCTAAGGAAGAGGGTCCCAGGGACCCAGCGGACCAAAGCCAGCAGGGCAGAGTACGGAACCTAAGGGAGAAATTCCAGGCCTTGAACTCCATAGGTTGACTCTGAgtcctgggggagggaggaaccACGGCGTCCTCATGCTCGCAGCTGGGCTCACCTTGCTCACTTgacccccttcccctgccctcagAAAGGCCGCCCCTGGGAGAGCACCTGCCATGGACCGGGACTTGCCGGCGACTTGACACAGGCCCATATGAGCGCCTTTCCCCTGTGAGGCCAGGGTGGCCAGTTTTCTTGTATATAGTTCTGGTAAGACGCCACATATTTAAGCTCATCTCTTCCCAGGGAGAGCAAGCCCTGCTCAGGCCTCCAGCATTGCCTGGCCACTGCCAGACCCAGGGCCCACCCAGGGGACACATAGGAAGCTGGCCTGGGGAGGCTTTGCTCTTTAACCGTGCCTTTTCTTAGGATCCAGGCAGGCACAAGGCCCATAATTTATTGCTTCCCATTCTGTGGTATGTTAGTGTTCTCGTGCACacgtgcgtgtatgtgtgtgtgtgtgtgtgtgtgttgcttctCCCCTCCCAGGAAAAGTCTCGTGGCCTCTATTCAGGTACTTGTGTGGGTTGTCTTGCTGGCCCTGTGGTTGTTGCTAATGTACACACATTTCATTATTTGCCAATGGTGTAATAACCACTGCTGACCAACCAACCTGTGTGTGGTCTTCTTCCTGGGGTCTGGCTGGGTTGGGAAGGGTCGATTGTGCCCAGGGCTGTCTTAGGGGAAGGGGGACTTGGGCTTTTTGCTTCCACATGTACTTAATATGCAGCCATGCTCTCAAACCACAAGGCCCAGGTCCTGGTGGAGGAGGCTGGGGCAGCAGAATGTGCAGGAGGGGGCTTGTTCTCTGTTATTTCTACTCCGTGGGCTTCTGTCCACCCACAGCCTGGCGTCCTGTCTAGTCGTGACTGTGCCGGCCTTTCGCTCTTTTCCCCGAGAGCCAAAGTTGGATTGAAAGGGGTGAGGTGGAGGGCGGGATGTTTTTCTAACAGACAGATATTTCCATGACTGGTGCCTTTTATTCTCTCCCTCTCTGGTTCCCAAGAGGCATCCTGGGGGGTGAGGATTCTCAACTTAGAGCCTAGGAATATCTTAGGTGGCTTGCAGTGTCAGGTGAGGGGTACAAGTGCACGTTTTCTGAGATGGagccttatttttcatttcattcgcAAAAGTGTCTTTGATTCCCAACGGGTGAGAACGCCTCCCTATTTCTAACTGGGTGTTCTGCCCCTTTCCCTTGGTGGACCAGCCTTGTTTCACCCTGTCTGCCTGGGAGAACTGGGTCTGCAGGGCCAGGTGGGAGAGCTGTCTTGCAGGTCTTCTGACCTAGGAGGATAGACTCAGCCTAAAGATGAGTCTGCTGAGTCTAATGAGGTCAAGTATCAGAGGCAAGAGGAGGCCTTCCCTGGGCAGAAGCCGAGCCGGTCTGGCCCACGTTCTACCAGCTGCCTGGAATGGTCTGTGGCCACTTGCGCAGTTGCCGAGGAGCGTGCTGGTTCCTACCAGGCAAGTCAGATTATAACGAGAAGTCACACACTGGAGTGAGAGTTAGGAGACCCAGCCCTGCACTTAACTGGCTGGGTCACCTAAACTCTTGCTTTTCCCTCCTCTATAAATTGAAGGGGATGGATGAGTTGTTGCTTCTCAAACTCTGACTCAGACTCTTCAAGGGGTAAGGCTTGGGGGAGGGGGTAGTAATGAACACTTTCCCCAGCAGATCCATAGACAGCCCTCTAGGTTATTATGTGGGAACCCTGAACCAGCTCAGTGGTTCTTATTGGCTGCCCATTAGAATCACTGGAGAGGGAACTTTTTGAAAAATGCCAATGCCTAGGTTTCATTCACCCAGACCAATTGAAA is a genomic window containing:
- the PLEKHG3 gene encoding pleckstrin homology domain-containing family G member 3 isoform X1 — translated: MSPFPPSAPLFQVRTFPCRNDYIQTSEQGSFSSLYQNGSFITRGSASCFSHLTLSWGTPQVIGFFISFLLVSQRFGLTSVKGHGNRISNIPGTPSPGSDARMPVSASLHQNGSQERPASLTSTTSSSGSSRDSRGAMEEPSGSEALAENGEGSPCGQHLPNSNNNSSGWRNMRGSLSPFSKRMRPVAPGDKFGYLGRVVREIVETERTYVRDLRSIVEDYLLKIIDTPGLLNPEQVSALFGNIESIYALNSQLLRDLDSCNSDPVAVASCFVERSQEFDIYTQYCNNYPNSVAALTECMQDKQQAKFFRDQQDLLQHSLPLGSYLLKPVQRILKYHLLLQEIAKHFDEEEDGFEVVEDAIDTMTCVAWYINDMKRRHEHAVRLQEIQSLLLNWTGPDLTTYGELVLEGTFRVHRVRSEKTFFLFDKALLVTKKRGGHFVYKGHIPCSSLMLIESTRESLCFTVTHYKHGKQQYNIQAKTVEEKRRWTHHIKRLILDNHHTTIPQKAKEAILEMDSYYPNRYRHSPERLKKGSQDDVSTHVHQGRRQSEPTRRLFRQLSEKARATRVKHAGSVGTLLDFGQPPCARGLQLEAEGAAQEEQEEVMEEEEEEQAFQVSLEDLAGHKGSEKGARPEPSGSEEEEEEEESLAVAEQVADFASSLLAALHCWHYRANALLFSRGAMGKERRESEEPKSCGRTRSLSPTPEEKCLNFESVTSLPEVEPDTESGTEQEVFTSVEGPSAEEIPSDTEAPEVLEMQLDPHQLLLGLEPPDDMAEFMVAESTEDPKALSSEDDEEEVGASHEPESLLPPSVLDQASVIAELFVSSVSRRSSLALEDGKSSGFGTPRLTSRSSSMVSLDDGEKGPAPRGGTTDSLGSQLLPEVDLSIGMAAESEPSVNGTEAPGPGCLAEPDRSSCPKESKLSSQDRQLLDRIKRYYENAEHQDAGFSVRRRESLSFIPKGLVRNSVSRINSLRKPDPEPQAPLGHKRQVGSRMALFDCPGPGQAGTGDPAPITDAEFRPSSEMVKIWEGMEAPKGSPPKGPGQSQANGFDLHEPLFILEEHELAAITEESAAASPDSASPTEPRSPTHLARELKELVRELSSDAQGKLVTPLHPHILQLSHVMDSHVSERVKNKVYQLARQYSLRIKSRSVTARPPLHWEKVASTVPLVQEEVGAPSGGTGMSKLGPPLSNHEQSAVQERSLPRPGSSREMSPQRVSFSSSATSPRTTPPGAWHGPRSPFDTETFNWPDVRELCSKYASLDEALQTKGGWPSKVPVNRSRSLPENMREPQLVPSGRLGRCGSLKARRAPLSPEAAQPQPLGELPPSEPDRGEALHVTADLTLEDNRRMIVMEKGPLPGPAAGLEAASGQGLSSAAAQMGKDQELQESAEYRPKEEGPRDPADQSQQGRVRNLREKFQALNSIG